In Thermococcus chitonophagus, the genomic stretch ATTAGTCCTTTTTCTGAATATACCTTATGTTCGGGGGTCAAGATGACTACTTTCCCATTGTACTCCACAGGGACAACATTAAATTCTCCAATTCTCTTATTTACTGCAAGTACCTTCGTTTCTTTGAGTTTTCCATTTTCATAGGTATAGACGTAATAGTTCTTATCCCTAATGTCAACTCCTATGTACTTAACTCCATTAATCTCCAGCTCCCTAACCCTGTCTTTGTATTTACTGATTATTGAGTCCACGAAGTCCCCAATCTTCATTAATCTTATACCTTGTTCCGATTTTATCAACACTATGTCACTTACCACGAACGATTGGAAAGGATCGTGACGCACGTCGCCAAGGAGAGCGCCCGCATGGGCTCCTGTAGCGTCGACAAAGGGCGCTTTCTTCCTTCCACAGTTGTCAACCAACAGCTTTGGAACTAGAGCTTGAGTCTTGAACCTCATGTTAGCTACAGCCATTAAAGCCACGAGAATCACAAAAACTCCAAGGAGGATTGTGTTTGGATCTCCCTTACTCATGAATATTGCCATTGCGACTACGAAGAACACGAAGAACAGCAGGTAAGATTTAATGCTCTCCTGCTCCTTTGCTTGGTAGTAAGGTGTGAAGGTTATCCGCCCTCTCGGGAAATGCGGTTAATCCCAACCTATAAGGAGCGGCACTCATCTGGGCTATATTCCTGTAGGCCTCTGAGGGAAGGTGGTGGCATTCGTCAAACACTATAAGGAAGAACTTATCCCCCAGGATTTCAGCGTTTATGTAGGCTGAGTCATAAGTTGTGACCGTTATAGGCTTCAGCTCCTTTTTCTTTCCCGAGAATTCTCCAACTTCACCGAAAATGCTGAGCCTCTCCTTCCACTGCTCCAGCAGAGCAAGGGTCGGGACGACTACTAGCGTAGATAGTGACAGCCTTCTTATGATCTCCATGGCAATTATTGTCTTCCCAGAGCCCGTCGGCAGAACTATTATTCCCTTCTTCTCCTTCATCCACTTCTCGACAGCTTCAACCTGGTAATCCCTAAGCTCAAACTCAACCTCATCGTACACGGGAGAAGGAATTGCATTCTCGAAGACGTGATCCTCGAATTCAATATTTTCCTGGGTTAGAAACTCGACTATGTCTCTATACCTGTAACCTAGAGCCCTGTAGCACTTACACCTAGGATCCCACTTGGCGTGAGGTACGTAGCCTTGTCCCTCTACCCTTATCGTTCCTTTGTCGTAGTAGAGCTTCATCCTCATAACCTTTAACTAGCCCAAATTAAACTTTTAGCATGCTTCCAAAGGATCTCCTAGATGCGAGAAGGAGAAGTGGTAGGATTTACCTAAATTTCGCAACCCAGGATCACCTAAAATTGGCCAAAGCAGTCATAGTTGCCTTTAAATCAAGCATTGGTCAAAGCTATGGGGAGCTGCAGGAGAAGTTGAGCCACATGGAGAGGGCCGAAAACTATAGGAAGGTCAGGGGATTTGCTAGGATTATAGAGAGGGAGTGCAGGTTCGAAAGGCCAACCTCCCTTGATCCCCCAAAAGTTAGGAAGTTGCTTTGGGAGAGGGGGTACGTTACAAGCGAGCTTGAGAGGGCTAAGGTTCTCCACGAGGTCGCTGAAAGCTTGGGGGTCAGTATTGAGGAAGTTGAAAGGGCTATGTTCGCTGATCTTGACGAGGAGAAGGTACTAGCGGAGGTTCCCGACATCTCGCCGGAAGAGCTCATAAGGAGATACAACCTCTCCTTACTGCAAACGCTGATGTTCAACGCCCTAAGGATGACCTTTAAGATCTCATCCAACTTTAAGGAGGTCTTTAGGGCCATAAAGAGGCTCGGATTAATGTACGAGATTTACGGAGAGAAGATAGAGGTTACCGGACCGGCCTCCCTCCTAAAGCTCACGAGAAAGTATGGCACCTCGCTCGCAAAGCTGATCCCAGGAATAGTGAAGGCCGAAGAATGGTGGATTTTTGCTGAAGTGCTCGAGGATAAGAGAATTTATAGGTTCGAGCTCTCAAGCGAGGATGAAGTTTTACTGCCCAAGATGGAAGTTGAGGTGGAGTATGACTCCTCACTCGAGAGGGAGTTCGCCGGAAAGATTAAGAGGATCCTGGGGGCCAACG encodes the following:
- a CDS encoding DUF790 family protein translates to MLPKDLLDARRRSGRIYLNFATQDHLKLAKAVIVAFKSSIGQSYGELQEKLSHMERAENYRKVRGFARIIERECRFERPTSLDPPKVRKLLWERGYVTSELERAKVLHEVAESLGVSIEEVERAMFADLDEEKVLAEVPDISPEELIRRYNLSLLQTLMFNALRMTFKISSNFKEVFRAIKRLGLMYEIYGEKIEVTGPASLLKLTRKYGTSLAKLIPGIVKAEEWWIFAEVLEDKRIYRFELSSEDEVLLPKMEVEVEYDSSLEREFAGKIKRILGANVIYEPGILKAGDYIYIPDFLIEKNGRKVYIEIAGFWTREYIRRKLKKLKELDEPLIIIANDELLAEKLSKVGKEVILMKKGKIPYKEVIMKIKEYLKS
- a CDS encoding DEAD/DEAH box helicase family protein, with product MKLYYDKGTIRVEGQGYVPHAKWDPRCKCYRALGYRYRDIVEFLTQENIEFEDHVFENAIPSPVYDEVEFELRDYQVEAVEKWMKEKKGIIVLPTGSGKTIIAMEIIRRLSLSTLVVVPTLALLEQWKERLSIFGEVGEFSGKKKELKPITVTTYDSAYINAEILGDKFFLIVFDECHHLPSEAYRNIAQMSAAPYRLGLTAFPERADNLHTLLPSKGAGEH